The Ovis canadensis isolate MfBH-ARS-UI-01 breed Bighorn chromosome 24, ARS-UI_OviCan_v2, whole genome shotgun sequence DNA window TGCATTGGAGGTGTCAGGGCGAGTCTCCTGTGGCcaggacagggcctggcacagcgGGCATGCGGTGGCTGTGGCAGATGTAGGGCCGCTCCTTGTCCTACCCTCTCCAGCGTTCCCCAGGGCTGCTtgcccctcctcctctctgggCACCTTAGCGGTCCGACCAAGAGCTTCACCTTATCATCGAGGTCCGTCTGTACCCGGATAGACGGCTCTAAAGCCCCTTCCTATCGCAGGCCTGAGTGACGAAGAAGACCAGAAGCCAGTGCGCCTGCCCCTGAGAGTCCCTGTGGAGCTGCAGCCACGGAACAACCACGCCTGGGCCCGCGTgcagagccttgcccagaatccGCGGCTCAGGTGAGGCGCTCGACGTTTGGAGGGGAGCGAGCTGCAAGGGACAGGGCTAGAGGGGCCCCTGGGAGAGCAGCAGACACCCCGGTGCCCCGGCTCCACCTGAGGGTAGTGTGAGGGCTGCCTCGGCACGGGGTCCTCGGACTCCGGAGCTGCGTTTGTGTCACTGGCTGGACACAGGCTGTTTGCAGGCTGACAGCAGGTGTGAATGCATCACGTGGTCACAGGCCGACAGCTTCAGGGtcttccctcctctttccctgAGACCCTGCTCCCTTTTTTCTCCTGCTGTGTCCCTGATGTGTGTCTGGCTATGCACCAGGCACCCAAGAATGGGTCATGCTCCAGTTCTCGTTATTTTGTAGATTAACTTCGGGCTCTTTTAAGGGCCCCGTTCAGGGCATTGGGCACCTTCACAGTGTGGTATAGCCGTGACCTCTGGTTGCAGAAATTTTCATCCCCCAAGAGGAAACCCCATGCCCACCTAACACTCACTCCCCATCCgcctgccccttccccaggccCCACCAGCCTCCCAACGCTGGTCCTTGTAGATTCACCAGTGCTGGACGTTTGACGTCAGCAGAAACTGTACGTGGGTCCTTTCTGTCTGACCTCTCTCAGTGAGCATTGTGGTCTCAGGGTTCATCTGTGTCGTAGCCTGGGTCAGGACTTCATTCCTCCCATACatattcttattttcttgggtttcattAAGGCTGGACCCAGTCTGACTCCTGGAGGAGCTGGTAGGAGAGCAGGGCCGttgtgccaggccctgtcctgGTTGAGGCCTCGTCCCGTAAAGGGGCACTTGGGTTCTCCTACGTTTTCTTGCAGTTTCACGTGGGCCTCCAGTTTTCTGTTTAAAGGGCTGTTGTTAGGAAAGGAGCCAGGGGCTCTGCAGGGACACTGTGGCTCGGGCCTTGAGATCCTGGCAGCGTCTTAACACCACAGCCTCCAGGACTCCCAGAAGGGCCCGCACGTCCCAGCCCCCGCCTCTGTCTGTCATTCTGTGCAGGATGATCGTGGAGCTACATCGGAAGGTCTCCAGCCTCATTGAGTTTCTGAAGCAGAAGTGGGCGCTTCACGAAGTGCGAATCGTATCTTTTTCTTACTGAAGCAGCCCTGGGACCCCACAGCACCTGCTGCCTGAGACTGGGGGCGTCTCCATCTCAGTCCTGGCTTTGCAGCAGAGCCCTGGGGTGTAGCATTTGGGCCATGGGGTGGTGTGGAACAAAACTAAAACCCACAGCCCTTCATCCTCTGGGCTTGAGGTCTGAGCCCCCTTTGTGGCTTCCTCACAGTGTAAGGACTCTTGTCATAACAGCCCTCCATGCCTGAATGGCTGCTGTGtggcccatgggctgtggccAAGGCACCCCTGCCAGCAGGCTGAGGGAAATGACTGAGTTCAGCTCTCCGTCTCCATGTCCTTCACGGTCCCCAGCCCAGAGGGCAGGTGATGGGTGTGGGGCCCCTACAGAAGGAAGTGCCCCTCCTGTCTCCCCGAGGCCCAGTGGCCTGGGGGTGCGAGCTGGATCCTTAACGGTGGGCTCAGCGGAAGACGCTGGAGGAGCGGCAGTTGCAGGACTCGTTCTCGGAGCCGCCGCAGGAGAAGGTGGCGCTGCACTTGTTCCCGGGAGAGAACTGCACTCTGACGCCGCTGCCCGGCGTGGCCCGCGTGGTGCACTCCAAGGCCTTCTGCACGGTACACTGGCAGGAGGGCGGCCGGTGCAAGCAGAGCGCCAAGGACACCCACACGCTGCCCCCGGCCCAGATCCTGGGCATCCAGAGCGGGCAGGGCACAGCCAGGGGTCAGCTGAAGTGCCCGAGGGCCGTTTCCGAGGCCAAGGCCGGAGGGCGGCCCCCTCCCTCCACCGACGCCTCACAGAGCTCCGGGGAGAGTTCCCCAGAAAGtgcccctggggagggggctgccgCAAGTTTCAGCAGCCCAGACGCCTCCGACAGGCTCCCTCCAGGGCTGCAGGATGCTGGGGGACAGCTTGAGAAGACCCCAGCGGCCACCGCTGCAGAGGGCGGGGACGGCCCCGCCCGAGAGCCCGGGGCACCAGCTTGTTCCTGCGGCCAGCTCCCAGATCTGGAGGACGAGCTGTCCCTGCTGGACCCCTTCCCCCGCTACATGAAGTCCTGCCAGGACCTCATCATTCCTGAGCAGGGCCTCCACGTGGACCCGCGGCCTGCAGCCTGGCCGTCCCCAGAGGCCCGCAGCGTGGAGGGGGCTGACCTCGCCCGGACCAGGGCCCTGTCCCCTGTCCGCGGCCCGCCCGGCCCGGAGCCTCAGTCCAGCCCTGGGTTCCAGCCAGACATCTGCACTAAAGACTTGGTGGACACGCCTGCGGAGGAGCCTCAGGAGAAGGCGAGCCCCTCGGACCCTCTGCCTCAGGGCCAGCCCGCGGCCAAGCCTCCGAAGGATGTCCCGGCCAGCCGGCTGGCCCAGCAGCTGCGTGAGGAGGGCTGGAGCCTGCAGACGGCTGAGGGCCTCACGCTGGCTGAGGTCTACCTCATGATGGGCAAGCCCGGCAAGCTGCAGCTCGAGTATGACTGGCTGGCCGTGCTGGGCCCAGGCGCCCCAGGCCCCCGCTCCGGCCCCCCGCCTGCCGCCTCCCACAAGCAGCGCCTCCTCAGCTGCCTGCTGAAGCTCATCTCCACCGAGGTCAACCCCCGGCTGGTAAGTGGGGTGCTCCAGAGAGGAGGGACTGGCCTTGGGGCAGGTGGTCGGGCCCAGGGGCTCCCAGAGGAGCTGGTCCGAGGCTGGCCTCTGGTTCCCTGGAGTGGGGTGAGGTGCACGCCGGGCCCTGGTGCCCTGTGGTACAGGCCTTTGTCCTGTCCTGCGGGGCTCACGCAGGCTGCGCTGTGCCTGGCTGTGGGGAGGCTGCTGTGCCTAAGCGTGTGGACCATGGGGAGGAGCCTCAGACGGGCGCTGGGGCAGTGTGGCCCGGAGCTGGGAACAGGGCAGGTTTCGGTGTGCTTGGGAAAGGCCTTCCTGGGGGAACGGTGGGGGCACAGCCGGGGTGCAGGGAGCAGAGCTTGGTACGGGCTGGGCTGGGTGGAGTGTGGCCCGGGGACCTGGTAGGCAGCTGCCCGGGAGGTGGCTGGTTGGAGTGGTCTGGGGTTCCTCGCCAGGCTCCTGCTTGAGGGGCAGTGGCTGCGATGGCCCTGGAAAAGGGTGCCCTGCTGGGTGCGCCTTGGTGAGGGCAGTGAGCAGAGCCCCCACATGGGCTGGAAGAGTCAGCTCTCCTGGCAGGAGAGCAGTGGTGCTGGGGGCCGGGGCAGTGAGGTCACAGGCGTGGTGTGTGGAAGGGGTGCCTGTGTGGTAGGGGCCCAGGCACTTGATGGCAGCCAGGCCGGCGGGAGCTGTGGCCTCAGGCAGGCCCACGAAAGCCCTGAGGTGGGGGCTTTGACTCCGCAGAGGGCTCTTTGGCCGTGCTTGTGTTTAGCTTTAGAAATTACTCTTGTGTTTCCTTTCTCTGATTCACAGAAGAGGCTTTAAGAAGGTGAGTCCCTGTGGCTTGCTGCTCGGTGTCCCCTCCTGTCACTGCGGGGTACAGCCTGTCTGCCACCATGGCAGAGAAGGCAGAGGGCTCCCAGAGGGCAGCAGCTGTTTCCCTGGGGGCCTGGGGCGCTGACCATGTGTCGTGGCATGTGACCTCTGACCCTCTGTTGTCCCTCCACACTCAAGTGTATTTCTGTGTCTCCATCCCCGGCACTTGCTCCAAAAGCATCGTCCATGTGCCGAGTTGGCCAATGTCTCGGCCCGTTTCTGTCCCAGGCTCCAGAGACGAACACTGGCTCCACAGCCTCTGTGAGGCCCGCCCAGGAGGAGCAGTCAATGACGCCGCCAGGAAAAGTAGTGACCGTCAGCTCCCGCAGTCCGCGCTGCCCCCGAAACCAGGCTGCCCTCCGCCACAGCAAGGCCTTCTCGCCCAGCTCCGTACCTTGCTCCTCAGGTGAGGCTCGGATGGCCACATGCGGCGCTGGGCCTGCAGGGGCCTGGGGCTCCACTATGTTGGCCACAGGCTGGTGGATGGCGTGTGGGTAGAGAAATCACCACCACCTCACGGGGAGGGGAGAGCAGGGCCCAGTGCAAAAGCCCTGGGGTACTGTGTGGGTGCTGGCAGGAGATGTGGGGGACCCTGGCCAGTCTGTTCACCTTGGGGGATCTGTCTTCTGAGGTCACCAGGAGCCTCTGTGTCGTGCTGAACTGGTGGCTTAGAGCCTGAGGAGGGTTGGTTCTTTCTGGGTCTTAGAAAGgctgcttttgttttcctctgaaataATAGAATAGTGAGGCCTTCAGTTAAGGGATTCCCCACCAGCTGAACACAAATCTTGGAAAGCAAGACTGGCTTACCTGCTGGTCCACAGTTGTGTCTGGGAAGTAATTGTTCAGGGTCTTTTATTCGGTCATGTGGCACATAAAACCGCAGGAGAGACAAAACCCGTTTCCCTAAGGCATCAATTTGCTTActgttttttttagaaaaaaaaatacatcatcGTGACTGGCGTTGCTCACTCTGCATGCATTCTAAAGAGCGACTCTGGTGGAGGGTcaggcccccttctcctgccatccgtgttttctctttccctcctggTGTTggtctttctctggctgtggcccCCTCTGGGGCAGCCGCAGACTCTGAGCCCATTGTCCTCAGAGCAGAGGCACAGTCATCAGTTAAACCAGGGTGGTGCCAGCAGGTAGGCTGTATGGTCTTCTCCACCTTCTCTCTGGGCTTTAGTTTTATGATTCTGTGAACTCTTATTTATCCACATTTTTCCTTGATTGAGGATGCTTCTGGCCCAAGGCACCTGCAGTTCTAGAATCCTGACAGGCATTGGGAAGATACGATCTCTGGACTGTGTGTGTCAATTCAGCCTCACAGATTTGCAAATAACGAACAAAGAAAGGGAACCCGTCTCTTCCATGAAATAAGCTGCAGCAGCGGCTGTGATGAAAACAGTGAGCAGAGTCCCCcaaatgttgttcagttgctcagccatggccgacttttgcgaccccatggactgtagcccgccgggctctgtccatggcattctctaggcaagaatactggagtggttgaccatctccttcaggggatcatctGACTCAGAAATCGAAACCTCatctcgagtctcctgcatgggcaggtgattctttttttttttaggtagattctttactgccatgccatgtgggaagcccggAGTCCCCAAATAGTAGTtcataaatattttgttcttttacctTTGGGTCTTTTTTCTGTATAATCAGACTAAGACCAAGAGGATCAGTGGACCGTGGTCCACAGCTTGCTGGTTGTAAATAaagttgtaaataaagttttattttatttacactgCCACTGGCTCACAggttgtctgtggctgcttttgtgctgaGTTCAGCAGAGACCGTGTGCTCAAGGCTGACTTCTTGTCTGGCTGTGTCCGGAGAGCATTTGCTGACCTCTGATCTAGACTGGATGACTCGGAAGGTGCATCTGCCCTTCCACTGAGGTCAGCAGTGGTCAAGGAAAGCTCTGATGTGCTTACTTGGTGAGGACCAGAATttcagggagaggaggagaaaagcaGCTTCTTAGAGGACGGACGTACGGGAGATTCCTTTCTCGGACCGCAGATAGGGTCGGCAAGAgttcctttctgattttcttcccGGTGGACGTGCTTCTGCACTGGTGGTGGTGCTCGGGGAGCACTGCCGTCATCCCTTCTTCATCTCTAGGTCTGAGAAACCCTCCGAGGCCCCTCTTGGTGGCCAGTCCTGCCAGCACGGGCAGCAGCGACTCAGATGGTGGCCTTTTTGCTGTCCCAACAACGTTGCCGCCCAACAGCCGGCATGGAAAGCTCTTCTTTCCCAACAAGGAGACAGAGCTGACATTCCGGCAGCACCTGAGCTCCATCAGCGTAAGTgggctccccttcccccaccccacccctggctgCCAGGCCGCCCAGGTGCGGACAGGGCGCACTCAGCCCAGCACTGTCTCCCCACAGATGCAGTCGGACTTCTTCCTGCCAAAGCCCAGGAAGCTGCGGAACCGGCACCTGCGGAAGCCGTTGGTGGTCCAGGTCAGCACCCCGCCCACCTGCGCGCCTCCTTGAGGCCTGGCCCGTCCCGCTGGCCAGGCTGCTCAGAACAGGCTGGTGTCTTCCTGGGTCTCAGGTTTACAATGTGAAGTGGGGAGGTCCttgccctttcctcttccttatTAATAATTAGGATAGATAGAGTAGTCACAGTGATCATAACTGTACCTAAAATAAAGGCAGTCTCAGCACAGCATGAAACTGCttagaagaaaagacagaaagttcTAGGGATTTGGGTTCCAAGAATGTCTGAGATTGGACTATATTTGAGGCTCTCAGAACATCTATTTATAAACACGTCAGTGGAAGCAGTTGGCAAGGTTTATGGGTCGGCCAGAGGCCAGACCTCTCCTGGGCTCGTCGTCATGAAACTGGGAGCACCCATGGAGACCCACAGGGGAGAGCCGGGTGTGAGAGCCACAGGAGGAAGGGGGCGTTTTTATGTGGAGGTGACAGATGAGGGAGATGACGGTGAGAGAACTGTAGGCTTGGAAATGGGTGAATGTTTGTGGATTCATGCATAGTTCTCCTTTTACTAGATGCAGAAATCTGTCCCTGTTTTGGAATTCATTTATTTAGGAATGAGGGATTGCATCACAGACCTCAGAAAGGAAGATGTATTCCAAGTGCCCCATGTTTTTTGTGCGCCCTGATATAACATTGGGGCATTTAATTATTAGTGTATTTGGTTAAATACATAGACCCTCCACCCTGGACGAGCGAGCACACTTCCTGGCTTGGAGGACGCACTGCAGCCCAGCGTCACAGCCAGGACACCCTTGCCACCTGCCTGTGGCTATTTTGTATTGTTCGTCAACAGTTTTATTGATACTAAGGAAGCCTGCCCGTTTAAAGCTTACAGTTCAGGGTTTTAGTATGTTTGTGGGGTTATGCAGCCCCCTGCTGCATCATCCCAGAACCTTCTCATGCCCCAAACAGAACCCCGACCTGTTACCTGCACCGCTCCCTCCCAACCCTGGAGCCACTTCCTGTCTCTTGGGAGATGCCAGTTCTGAGCATTTCACGTAACTGGAATCTCAATTCATTTGTGGTTCCTTCACTTACCGGTCTTTGTAGGTCTCGCTAGCACACGGCCCTGGCCCTTCAGCTCCCTGCTGTGCATGGCTGCTTTCACAGCGGCCGGGTGGACGCAAGTAGCCGCAACAGACACCACGGGGCCAGAGCCGCAGGCTGTCCTGTCTGGCCCTTTCAAAGAGGCTCAAGGCTAGCCAGGGATCCAGGGCCTCTCACCTCATGGACAGTCAGCACACCGGCTCAAGGCGCCGGGCAGAGCCCAGGGAGGTCCCCGTGTGCACCCAGAGCTGTCGCGCCTCCAGCCTCCCTGGCTGACACACTCTGTCAGCGTGTCACATCGACAGCTGGCAGCGTCAGCGATGAGCCTGCTTCGCGTAGCCGGTGGTGGTCACTctgcctgttttccctccacaGAGAACGCTGCTTCCGAGGCCATCCGAAAACCAGTCCCACAACGTCTGCTCCTTCTCCATCCTGTCGAATTCCTCCGTGACCGGTGGGCACCGTGGCTCCTCAGGAAGCTTTCCTTTCCTCGCAGCCCCGCCTTGGGGAATCACAGGCGTCTGTCCCCATGGCTCTCTGCGTTACCTTCCAGGCTTTCCTGGGTCCATTCTGTCAACGCACTCAGGGGGTGCAGCTGCAGTGGGCAGTGGGCCCAGGCAGTGGTGTGGGCAGGCAGGTGTTTACTGCTGACCAGTGGTTTGCAGGCAGTTTCCTCCCCAGGTGGGCTCGCATGGCCTTGGACGGGGTGCTGTGCTCAGTTCACTTTAGAGAAGGGTCTCTTGTCCACCCTGTCCATGATGTCCTCAGGCGTTTAGTCAGGTACGTGAGTCCGTAGGGGCATGACTTACACTCCGTACTCCCTCAAGCTCAGAGGGGCCTCTGCTCTTTGAAGTGAATCTTATGCAGAGAGATTCCTTCAGTGAAGCACGTATTCCATGCTTTATCCTTTCGGTCTTCATTTCCCAAGACCCAGACAGCAGTCAATGGCTTTTTCTCACACCTGCTTTTCAATGGCAGAATGCCTGCCAGGAAGGATCCAGGTGGAAGAGACAGAATTTTGGCCCTAGGTCTGAGGCTCTGACCATCTCGGAGGAGCCTGTGACTCAGCTCAGGGAACAGCCGCCCTTAAAGGGCTATTCCTGGGGGCGACAGCCAGGACCACAGCCATTCAGCAGCCCCCCGGAGGTGCAGCGATGCTGCTGTCATAGGCAACAGTGCTTTCTGCCCACTGGGGTCCTCTGTGACCGCTGACTTCCTCAGGATAGCAAGTGTTAGGACATTCAGTGGTTTCCAGCTCGGCTCAGCATTGTGGTTGGGACCGTGGCCGTGCAGGAGCCTGGTTGGGAAGGGGAGTGTGTGCAGCACTGCTGCGTGCCCAGCAGCTGTTGGCTTGTGCGGCTGATGTGTCTGCCTCCGCTCACATCCTCACAGGGAGAGGCTCCTTCCGGCCCGTCCAGTCCTCCCTGGCCAAAGCAGCTGTGTCCCGGCCGATCGTGCCCAAGGTCCTCCCCCCACAGGCCACGGGCCCTCTGGCCAGTAAGTCTGCGATTCTGCCTGACATGTACACGAGGCCTGCATGTGGGGGTCCCCTCCATGCGGGCATTGGGTGTCACGAGAGCAGAGCCTTGCATGTTGCTCCTTCTCCAGGTGCTATCGACCTAGCAGCTAAAAGTGCTGGCATCATCCCTGGGAGCCCCCTGCCAGTCCTGGACACAGACGGCTTGTCCGGCATCACCCCACTATCTTCAGATGAGGTGACAGTGGCTGTCACGGGGCCAGACTCCACCGGCCCCCACCAGAATGGAGACCCCCTCCCTGCTGTAGGGGTGAGTGTGTGTAGAGGGCTTCACCCAGCAGCCACCAGCTCCAGGGGTGGCACGTTAGGGTCCAGTCCCTGAGAGTCACAGCCACAGGCTGGTGGTGTAGgactccagctctgctctggaGGGAGGAGGTCACTGAACAGGGAGGCCAGGGCCTGAGTGAGGCCACATGGCGCAGTGGGCGAGCCGTGGGTGGAGGCAGAGTGGCTGACGAGCCCAGGACTCTCGGCCACTCGGGTGCTGCCTTGGCCCCTTGCTCTGCGGGCGGCCCCTTAGGACTGAAGCCCGCCCTGCCTGGGTACCACGAGCTCGACCTCTTGCTGTGGCGAGTTGGCTGTGCACTCTCATACGGTCTTCAGTGTGGGGCGGTGCGGGGGGCGCGCTCTGAGAGCAGCAGGCTTTCTTGCCCTCGGGAGTGGTTCTCATCCCTCATCTGTGCAGCTGGCCCGCACTCACCGGCGTCTTTCTTGTGTTGCTGTAGGCCACAAGCGACCCATTCATCAGCGTCCCCTCGAGGCAGGAGCCAGTGGCTGATGGTTTCCAGGTAGAGTGTACTGCTGACTGCTGAGCAAAGTAGCTGCCCCACATCCCGGGGAGCGCTACGTCCCACCTCACGGTCCTGCTCGTGGGCCTGGACTTGCCCCCCGTGATGCCTGGTGCCCGTGCCTCGCTGCACCTGCCTCGATCATGCACACATGGCTCCTGGCTCGGGCTGCCAACTTCCCTCTGCAAGCTGGCTGATCGAGGCGGTCCTTCAGGGACTTGAGTGTTCTGGGCTAGGGAGAAGAGTTCTCGGCTGGGGGTGGAAGCAGATCCAGGCCACGCTGGCCTGGCCCCTCAGCGCTGTGCTCCTCCAGGGTTTCTGGGGGTGGTGATTGCCTAGGGCTGTTTCCTGGTGGGAGAGTATGTAGCGGCTGGGGTCTCTGCCTCTCTCGCTGTCCTCATCCTCAGTCACTGCTCTGCGGGGCCCTGTTGTCTTTCATTCCTAGATAAGGCTTCCTGTTCCGTCATGTCTCAATAGTGCCTGTCTCCACAGAACCCACCCGTTCTCTCCTTGTCTGAGCTGTCCAAGGCCCCTGTCCACAATGGGCTCTCCACACCGCTGCCCCCATCAGAGGCCTCCAGCACCCGGCTCTCCCCGCCTAACGTCTCTGCCCTGCTGGACATCTCACTGCCCGGCCCACCTGAGGACGTGCTCTCACAGGGAGAGCCCGCCACACACATCAGTGACTCCATCATCGAGATTGCCATCAGCTCTGGCCAGTATGGTGAGCCACAGGCGCTGCTGCCAGCCTCCCAGACTCGGTTCCCTCGGAGAACTGACTGTCGCCTCTGGGCACCTCGTTGTCCAGCCCAGCTCTTCTTCTGGTCATTGAGCCTCTGCATCTTTGAGGCACCGCCAGCCTTGATGGGGACGGCACTGGCAGACAAGACCCTTGTGGGCGGGACCTGAGCCATGGTGGTCTGGAGTAACTGCCTGGGCTTTGGGATACAGAGGGGCTGATGTGGCGTCTCTGGCCTGGGGATCAGGCAGGCCATCTCCTCACCGGCTCTGAACTGGGGTGATGCCTGTTGGCTGGCAGATTCTAGGAGGGGTTGGGCTGGTACCTATGGGCTTTGGCTCCCCAGATCCTGGAGACAGTGCCATAGAAGGCCGTGTGGTTGGCACCTGGTGGTGGAGGCCAGCTGTGGATTCAGAGCTGAGTCAGCGGCTGGCAGCATGTCGTCATGGGCCAGTGACCAGCCCCTCTGAGCGTGTTCCCCTCCCCAGGGTGTCGGGGACACCAGACAGCTTGCAGGGCTGCTGTCGGCAGCAGCGAGAGGGCTCAGGTGCCACTTCATCACGGGCCGCCTCTGTTGTGCCCAGTGTCCGTGTCTGATGATGGGCACATGTCCCTGCTGTTAGGGGGCCCTAGTGGGGTCCTGGGCCTCCCAGCTCAGCTGCGCATGCTGTGCTCCCTCAGCCATTCACCCTACATGGTGTCTGACCCCAAATTTTGGTCGACAGGTGAAGGAGTCCCTCTCTCTCCAGCAAAACTGAATGGCAGCGACAGT harbors:
- the CRAMP1 gene encoding protein cramped-like — translated: MTVKLGDGGGGEDGLKRLGKRSAEEDSLEGEGPGGGDAAEESGGTKRDGKTPRDGGDGPQAPSGGPQAPSPPPACPQDQHHFLRSSVRPQSKRLRKDSSCAGGSSGAGSSGPRAKGADGGGSSAANGPGVAPAAPAGGSRSSSRNLGSSGGEKEEGKKVRRQWESWSTEDKNTFFEGLYEHGKDFEAIQNNIALKYRKKGRPAGMVKNKEQVRHFYYRTWHKITKYIDFDNVFSRGLKKSSQELYGLICYGELRKKIGGCMDDKNATKLNELIQAGATTVRYKGRNLRIKAPMCRALKKLCDPDGLSDEEDQKPVRLPLRVPVELQPRNNHAWARVQSLAQNPRLRMIVELHRKVSSLIEFLKQKWALHEVRIRKTLEERQLQDSFSEPPQEKVALHLFPGENCTLTPLPGVARVVHSKAFCTVHWQEGGRCKQSAKDTHTLPPAQILGIQSGQGTARGQLKCPRAVSEAKAGGRPPPSTDASQSSGESSPESAPGEGAAASFSSPDASDRLPPGLQDAGGQLEKTPAATAAEGGDGPAREPGAPACSCGQLPDLEDELSLLDPFPRYMKSCQDLIIPEQGLHVDPRPAAWPSPEARSVEGADLARTRALSPVRGPPGPEPQSSPGFQPDICTKDLVDTPAEEPQEKASPSDPLPQGQPAAKPPKDVPASRLAQQLREEGWSLQTAEGLTLAEVYLMMGKPGKLQLEYDWLAVLGPGAPGPRSGPPPAASHKQRLLSCLLKLISTEVNPRLAPETNTGSTASVRPAQEEQSMTPPGKVVTVSSRSPRCPRNQAALRHSKAFSPSSVPCSSGLRNPPRPLLVASPASTGSSDSDGGLFAVPTTLPPNSRHGKLFFPNKETELTFRQHLSSISMQSDFFLPKPRKLRNRHLRKPLVVQRTLLPRPSENQSHNVCSFSILSNSSVTGRGSFRPVQSSLAKAAVSRPIVPKVLPPQATGPLASAIDLAAKSAGIIPGSPLPVLDTDGLSGITPLSSDEVTVAVTGPDSTGPHQNGDPLPAVGATSDPFISVPSRQEPVADGFQNPPVLSLSELSKAPVHNGLSTPLPPSEASSTRLSPPNVSALLDISLPGPPEDVLSQGEPATHISDSIIEIAISSGQYGEGVPLSPAKLNGSDSSKSLPSPSSSPQPDWIASPTHDPQWCPSDPTDSSLSSLFASFISPEKSRKMLPTPVGTSSGTSLLGPSLLDGNSRDSFVSRSLADVAEVVDSQLVCMMNENSVDYISRFNDLAQELSIAEPGRREALFDGGGGGPPVTDLSQ